A DNA window from Chthonomonas sp. contains the following coding sequences:
- the carA gene encoding glutamine-hydrolyzing carbamoyl-phosphate synthase small subunit produces MKAYLVLGTGEVFEGVSFGGQQETVGEVVFNTGMTGYQEILTDPSYAGQIVNFTYPLIGNYGINEDDFESDRLQPSGVIVREICEQPSNWRSNKSMSTLMAERNLTGIAGIDTRAITLAIRERGATMGMITPEPEGAVARLQGAQAYQDREYVRTVTTKVPYSWGSVGRESISEWQEGPAKARIIAIDCGLKYNILRRFAALGVKTLVVPALTPADEILEWNPDAVLLSPGPGDPARLNDVIETVRSLIGRKPLFGICLGNQLLCHAVGGSTYKMKFGHRGSNHPVKDLLDGTVTITSQNHGFAVDPDSLAGTGAEITQVNLNDGTVEGIRLVNERASSIQYHPEAAPGPWDSRKYFQQFIDSIG; encoded by the coding sequence GTGAAGGCGTACTTGGTGCTGGGCACGGGCGAGGTCTTTGAAGGGGTTTCCTTCGGCGGCCAGCAAGAAACCGTTGGCGAGGTCGTGTTCAACACCGGCATGACCGGCTACCAAGAAATCCTCACCGACCCTAGCTACGCCGGGCAAATCGTCAACTTCACCTACCCGCTCATCGGCAACTACGGCATCAACGAAGACGACTTCGAATCCGATCGTCTGCAGCCGAGCGGGGTTATCGTCCGCGAAATCTGCGAGCAACCCAGCAACTGGCGCTCGAACAAAAGTATGAGCACGCTCATGGCGGAGCGCAATCTCACCGGCATCGCTGGCATTGATACCCGCGCCATCACTTTGGCCATCCGCGAGCGCGGCGCTACCATGGGCATGATCACGCCGGAGCCCGAAGGCGCGGTGGCTCGATTGCAAGGCGCACAGGCTTACCAAGACCGCGAGTACGTGCGGACTGTCACCACCAAAGTGCCGTACTCTTGGGGCTCCGTCGGACGAGAGAGCATCAGCGAATGGCAAGAGGGCCCGGCCAAGGCGCGCATCATCGCCATCGACTGCGGCCTTAAATACAACATACTCCGCCGGTTCGCCGCGCTCGGCGTGAAGACCCTCGTGGTTCCTGCGCTCACGCCCGCGGATGAGATTTTGGAGTGGAACCCCGATGCGGTATTGCTCAGCCCCGGCCCGGGCGACCCGGCCCGCCTCAACGACGTCATCGAAACCGTGCGCAGCCTCATCGGTCGCAAACCGCTGTTCGGCATTTGCCTCGGCAATCAGCTGCTATGTCATGCCGTCGGCGGAAGCACCTACAAAATGAAGTTTGGGCACCGTGGCAGTAATCACCCGGTGAAAGACCTCCTTGACGGCACGGTTACGATCACCTCGCAGAACCACGGATTTGCGGTGGACCCCGACTCGCTCGCCGGCACCGGCGCGGAGATCACCCAGGTGAACCTGAACGACGGGACGGTGGAAGGCATTCGGCTGGTCAAC
- the hrcA gene encoding heat-inducible transcription repressor HrcA → MDELSPRKKMILGAVVVEYIDSTEPVASETVLNKYNLNVSSATVRNEFADLSELGYLAKPHTSAGRIPSDRGYRYFVDFMRQPQDVGADDHAKMRKVTRDGDVLQTVLRDTIRLLSRSTMLLSGATISRNTKIKVRHAVISALGPGSALLVLMLSNGHVENRMVELPAGTTLEQIGECNHLVSELVSGKTLREVMALKSAAPGVGPLATVLSQIRTIAKDLTKGALLTEGSEFLMGQPELQRDERLFPLLVQALQDDEGFYQQLGDSAHEVTIGSENADQRLQPFTIIRRSFFVGDDEAGTVAVVGPTRLNYNRNLSYVEFTARAISDMLNRIR, encoded by the coding sequence ATGGACGAGCTTAGCCCCCGAAAGAAGATGATCCTCGGCGCGGTTGTGGTGGAGTACATCGATTCAACCGAACCAGTGGCGAGCGAGACGGTGCTGAACAAGTACAACCTGAACGTGAGCTCGGCCACGGTCCGCAATGAGTTTGCCGACCTCAGCGAGTTGGGTTATCTGGCCAAACCCCACACCAGCGCGGGCCGCATTCCCAGCGACCGCGGGTACCGCTACTTTGTGGATTTCATGCGGCAGCCGCAAGACGTGGGCGCCGACGACCACGCGAAAATGCGCAAGGTCACTCGCGATGGTGACGTCCTACAAACCGTTCTGCGCGACACGATTCGCCTGCTGAGCCGCTCGACGATGCTCCTGAGCGGAGCCACGATTAGCCGCAACACCAAAATCAAAGTTCGGCACGCGGTGATCTCCGCGCTTGGCCCGGGCTCGGCGCTGCTGGTGCTCATGCTCAGCAACGGGCACGTCGAAAACCGCATGGTCGAGCTTCCCGCGGGAACCACTCTGGAGCAAATTGGCGAATGCAACCATTTGGTGAGCGAACTCGTGAGCGGCAAGACGCTGCGCGAGGTGATGGCCCTTAAGAGTGCCGCGCCCGGCGTGGGACCGCTCGCCACGGTTCTGAGTCAGATTCGCACGATCGCCAAAGACCTCACCAAGGGCGCGCTTCTCACTGAGGGCAGCGAGTTCCTCATGGGGCAACCGGAGCTTCAACGCGACGAGCGGCTCTTCCCGTTGCTCGTGCAAGCGCTGCAAGATGACGAAGGCTTCTATCAGCAGCTCGGCGACTCGGCGCACGAGGTGACGATCGGCAGCGAAAACGCCGACCAGCGCTTGCAGCCGTTCACCATCATACGGCGCAGTTTTTTCGTGGGCGACGACGAGGCGGGCACCGTCGCCGTGGTCGGCCCGACGCGCCTCAACTACAATCGCAACCTCAGCTACGTCGAGTTCACGGCCCGCGCGATTAGCGACATGCTCAACCGGATTCGCTAA
- a CDS encoding DUF1211 domain-containing protein, producing the protein MTKTRLEAFSDGVLAIVITIMVLELKEPGGAELKDLSHSLPTLFSYLLGFIYVGIYWNNHHHLMQAVKSVNGRVLWANMHLLFWLSLFPFMTAWVNAEGLNHRGPVIAYGMVLLMAGVAYWILTHALICHHGRGSVLHEAIGDDVKGRVSLLIYAVGIGASVWQPIVGIALYIGVALMWLVPDRRLERALHDATGKD; encoded by the coding sequence ATGACAAAAACACGCCTCGAGGCCTTTTCCGATGGCGTGCTCGCCATCGTCATCACGATCATGGTGCTGGAGCTCAAGGAGCCCGGCGGGGCCGAACTCAAGGATCTCTCGCACTCCTTGCCGACCCTGTTTTCGTACTTGCTTGGCTTCATTTACGTGGGAATCTATTGGAACAATCACCACCACCTGATGCAAGCGGTGAAGTCGGTGAACGGGCGCGTGCTCTGGGCCAACATGCATCTGCTGTTTTGGCTCAGCCTGTTCCCGTTTATGACCGCCTGGGTCAATGCCGAAGGACTGAACCACCGCGGTCCCGTGATCGCCTACGGAATGGTGTTGCTGATGGCCGGCGTGGCGTACTGGATTCTCACTCATGCCCTGATTTGCCATCACGGACGCGGCTCGGTGCTCCACGAGGCAATTGGCGATGACGTGAAAGGCCGAGTGTCGCTCTTGATCTACGCGGTCGGAATCGGCGCGTCGGTGTGGCAGCCAATCGTGGGGATTGCCCTCTACATTGGCGTCGCGCTCATGTGGCTCGTGCCCGACAGACGACTGGAGCGAGCGCTCCACGACGCGACCGGCAAAGATTAG
- a CDS encoding methylcrotonoyl-CoA carboxylase, translated as MEPISSQVNLNDEDFRVNRERMDAIMAEYRQRMARAMAGGGEEALAKHKKRGKLTARERIERLLDEGASFLEFSTLAAEDMYGGDAPGAGVVTGIARVHGRECVVVANDATVKGGTYFPMTVKKHLRAQEIALENHLPCIYLVDSGGAFLPLQSEVFPDRDHFGRIFYNQAQMAARKIPQIAAVMGSCTAGGAYVPAMSDETVIVRGQGTIFLGGPPLVKAATGEVVSAEDLGGAVVHTGVSGVADHLAEDDEHALEIIRNIIETLGEKRDAREPYPAEDPMFPVEDLYSLVPSDSKHPMQMREVLARVVDGSKFQEFKANYGKTLICGFARFHGHLAGVLANDGILFSESAQKGAHFIELCCQRRIPIVFLQNITGFMVGKKYENEGIAKHGAKLVTAVSTANVPKFTVIINGSYGAGNYGMCGRAYQPRQLWMWPNGRISVMGGEQAANVLLTVKMDQMEAKGESMSPDQQAEFRAPTLKKYEDESSAYFATARLWDDGIIDPVDTRRVLAMGIEAAQNLEIPEAGFSMYRM; from the coding sequence ATGGAACCGATCTCTTCGCAGGTCAACCTCAACGACGAGGACTTTCGTGTCAACCGCGAGCGCATGGACGCCATCATGGCCGAGTATCGGCAACGGATGGCCCGGGCGATGGCGGGCGGCGGCGAGGAGGCGCTGGCCAAGCACAAGAAGCGCGGCAAGCTCACGGCCCGCGAGCGAATCGAGCGGCTTCTTGATGAAGGGGCATCGTTCCTGGAGTTCTCCACCTTGGCCGCCGAGGACATGTACGGCGGGGACGCGCCGGGCGCCGGGGTTGTCACGGGCATCGCCCGGGTGCATGGCCGCGAGTGCGTGGTGGTGGCCAACGACGCCACCGTGAAGGGCGGAACCTACTTCCCGATGACGGTGAAGAAGCACCTTCGCGCCCAGGAAATCGCCCTCGAAAACCATCTGCCTTGCATCTACCTGGTGGATTCGGGCGGCGCGTTTCTGCCGTTGCAAAGCGAAGTGTTTCCCGACCGCGACCACTTCGGCCGGATTTTTTACAACCAAGCTCAAATGGCCGCGCGCAAGATTCCGCAGATTGCGGCCGTAATGGGCTCGTGCACCGCGGGCGGTGCTTATGTGCCCGCGATGAGCGACGAAACCGTTATTGTCCGCGGCCAAGGGACGATCTTTTTGGGCGGACCGCCCTTGGTGAAGGCGGCGACCGGGGAAGTGGTGAGTGCTGAAGACCTCGGCGGCGCGGTCGTTCACACCGGAGTGAGTGGCGTGGCCGATCACCTGGCCGAGGATGACGAGCACGCGCTGGAGATCATCCGCAATATCATCGAAACGCTCGGCGAAAAGCGCGACGCGCGCGAGCCTTATCCGGCGGAAGACCCGATGTTTCCGGTCGAGGACCTCTACAGCCTCGTGCCGAGCGACAGCAAGCACCCGATGCAGATGCGCGAGGTGCTGGCTCGGGTTGTGGATGGCAGCAAGTTTCAGGAGTTCAAGGCCAACTACGGCAAGACGCTCATCTGCGGTTTCGCCCGGTTTCATGGCCACCTTGCGGGCGTGTTGGCGAACGACGGAATCCTCTTCAGCGAGTCCGCGCAGAAGGGCGCGCACTTCATCGAGCTTTGCTGCCAACGCCGCATCCCGATTGTGTTTTTGCAGAACATCACCGGGTTTATGGTCGGCAAAAAGTACGAGAACGAAGGCATTGCCAAGCACGGCGCGAAGCTGGTGACGGCGGTCTCAACGGCCAATGTGCCGAAGTTCACGGTCATCATCAACGGGTCGTACGGAGCGGGGAACTACGGGATGTGTGGGCGGGCATATCAGCCTCGCCAACTCTGGATGTGGCCTAACGGGCGCATCAGCGTGATGGGCGGCGAGCAGGCGGCCAACGTGTTGCTGACGGTGAAAATGGATCAAATGGAAGCCAAGGGCGAGAGTATGTCGCCCGACCAACAAGCCGAGTTCCGCGCTCCGACGCTCAAGAAGTACGAGGACGAATCGAGCGCTTACTTTGCGACGGCGCGCCTGTGGGACGACGGCATTATCGACCCCGTGGATACGCGCCGCGTGTTGGCCATGGGCATCGAAGCCGCGCAAAATCTCGAGATTCCCGAAGCGGGATTCAGCATGTACCGGATGTAG
- a CDS encoding PIG-L family deacetylase, with protein sequence MDAPLPTEKHLKRRKLWRRLGMLLGGILLGLYGAFLWQPYEFDLIKRKLPANNPPVSPDVDRLFAKDTKVLLITAHPDDSEYYIGSFLTKLGETAKIHQVIISDGDKGYYGPLTNAAENRVTRRLEAQNASKAWRGQGVEFLGRPDARITVDDATIAAVKQAIERLQPDYILAFDSDYPPRLSHRDHRRAGVISMAAARATGRPMWCLLFSTMAPNYGFDSSELWPQKQKLLAIHASQFGTKLDRIVQSVGDQGRSTGKRFGVAMAEGFRCVQLK encoded by the coding sequence ATGGACGCCCCCTTGCCCACCGAAAAGCACTTGAAACGCCGCAAGTTATGGCGGCGGTTGGGCATGCTGTTAGGCGGAATTCTCTTGGGCCTTTACGGCGCGTTTTTGTGGCAACCCTACGAGTTTGACTTGATCAAGCGCAAACTCCCGGCGAACAATCCGCCGGTCTCGCCGGATGTCGATCGCTTGTTTGCTAAGGACACTAAGGTGCTGCTGATTACGGCTCACCCCGACGACTCGGAATACTACATCGGGAGTTTCCTCACCAAACTCGGCGAGACGGCCAAGATTCACCAGGTCATCATTTCCGACGGCGATAAGGGTTACTACGGCCCGCTGACCAACGCCGCGGAGAATCGTGTAACCCGCCGCCTCGAAGCGCAGAACGCCAGCAAAGCCTGGCGTGGGCAAGGAGTGGAATTCCTGGGCCGGCCCGATGCTCGCATCACGGTGGACGACGCCACCATCGCCGCGGTGAAGCAGGCGATTGAGCGACTGCAGCCGGACTACATCCTTGCGTTTGACTCGGATTACCCACCGCGCCTGAGCCACCGCGATCACCGTCGGGCGGGCGTGATTTCCATGGCCGCGGCCCGAGCGACGGGCCGTCCGATGTGGTGCCTGCTGTTCAGCACGATGGCACCCAACTACGGGTTCGACTCCAGCGAGTTGTGGCCGCAAAAGCAAAAGCTGCTGGCGATCCATGCCAGTCAATTCGGCACGAAATTGGATCGCATCGTCCAGTCGGTCGGCGATCAGGGCCGCAGCACCGGCAAACGATTCGGCGTGGCGATGGCCGAAGGCTTTCGCTGCGTCCAGCTGAAGTAG
- a CDS encoding cell division protein SepF, protein MEERAYVIDEEEERTGFFSKFSSFFNRGSVVEDIEENDVPHTAPRLRITEAPQYTVVVRRQVVSFNDAVAAADGLKQGRQQILNLCAADAPTREKIKDFMAGVNYAQEGHWEEVGENIYLLAPRFAQVDCVPATPRMQAKLN, encoded by the coding sequence ATGGAAGAACGCGCATACGTCATCGACGAAGAAGAGGAACGTACAGGATTTTTCTCTAAATTCTCATCATTTTTTAACCGCGGTTCCGTCGTAGAAGATATCGAGGAAAACGACGTGCCTCACACCGCTCCCCGACTTCGCATCACCGAAGCACCGCAATACACCGTTGTGGTTCGTCGCCAAGTCGTGTCGTTTAACGATGCCGTGGCCGCGGCGGACGGACTGAAGCAAGGTCGCCAACAGATTCTCAATCTGTGTGCCGCCGATGCCCCCACCCGCGAAAAGATCAAGGACTTTATGGCCGGCGTGAACTACGCCCAAGAAGGCCACTGGGAAGAAGTCGGGGAGAACATTTACCTTCTCGCTCCGCGCTTCGCCCAAGTCGACTGCGTGCCGGCAACTCCGCGCATGCAAGCAAAGCTTAACTGA
- a CDS encoding YggS family pyridoxal phosphate-dependent enzyme: MSIAARLRATHERMAAACESVGRDPADVTLIAVSKTFPVAAIQAAYDAGHRDFGESRWQELEPKAAQLPADIRWHFIGKAQSNKIRRIAEVCTLIHSLESESQILELSKRDEPTNVLLQVNIAQEPQKSGIFPEALDTVINTVLTYDHVRLRGLMTIGPAQAEPEQMRNHFRKMRKLLEQCPGKWLSLGMSGDYEMAIQEGSTHIRVGSAIFGDR, from the coding sequence ATGAGCATCGCCGCCCGCCTTCGCGCCACGCACGAACGGATGGCGGCAGCCTGCGAGTCGGTGGGCCGGGACCCCGCAGATGTCACGCTCATCGCGGTGAGCAAGACGTTTCCGGTGGCCGCCATCCAAGCGGCGTACGACGCGGGCCATCGCGATTTTGGCGAGAGTCGCTGGCAGGAGCTAGAGCCCAAGGCGGCGCAGCTTCCCGCCGATATCCGATGGCACTTTATCGGCAAGGCGCAAAGCAACAAGATTCGCCGAATTGCCGAGGTCTGTACGCTGATCCACTCGCTGGAGAGCGAGTCCCAAATCTTAGAATTATCCAAGCGCGACGAGCCGACTAACGTGCTTTTGCAGGTGAATATCGCTCAAGAGCCACAAAAAAGTGGAATTTTTCCCGAGGCCCTTGACACCGTTATAAATACCGTGCTAACTTACGATCACGTTCGGCTAAGAGGGCTGATGACCATCGGACCCGCTCAAGCAGAACCGGAGCAGATGAGGAACCACTTTCGCAAGATGCGAAAACTCCTTGAACAGTGCCCGGGAAAGTGGTTGAGTTTGGGAATGAGTGGAGACTACGAGATGGCGATCCAGGAAGGATCTACACACATCCGAGTCGGTTCAGCAATCTTCGGCGATCGTTAG